The Manihot esculenta cultivar AM560-2 chromosome 11, M.esculenta_v8, whole genome shotgun sequence genome includes a region encoding these proteins:
- the LOC110608031 gene encoding receptor like protein 21-like: MYYTMDVISVELKNLKNLTLLDISDNGFNGTLLFKGLCGLKGLQLLDLSYNEFGSTLPPCLGNLTSLTFLDLSGNHLTGRLPSFWPPKLQYVDLSHNHLQGVFSFNYSSLENGWIPSFQLRALIMQDCGLESIPEFLFHLFKLEVLDLSHNKLKGRFPYWLLQNNGGLKILDLRNNSFNGQLEIGAKMLPSMTYLNLAKNHFKGDLLFSAGDDCKLVVLDLSHNYFSGEVPERLLSNCISVSYLRLSHNNFHGQIALFNLTRIADLQLNDNQFEGTLSSLLTNFSHQSSGPVVLHLSNNQLHGEIPHRMGNFTGLKYLNLRDNLFQGQISCQLLSTGIEYLDFSYNSLSGLLPSYFNGNSLRQINLQGNRFSGSIPEALLNISTLNSLDLSDNELSDTILNKSGENLSGLRVILLRENHFNGFIPNWLCQLNNVNLFDLSRNSFSGSIPYCLYNLSFAREGEGHLYDPPFSDKLFEWVIEYRGSSKTLFDNRVSFDAEVDEESEFVTKYKAHTYKNKALNLMSGLDLSVTGEIPYELGALSEIHELNLSHNQLTGSIPRSFSNLSQIESLDLSYNILSGQIPVELIDLNFLEAFSVAHNNLSGRILDMKGQFSTFESKSYEGNPFLCGTQVRRKCHDDNDEPSPSQMESPQEEVGNGMKLIARFFLQVFQ; the protein is encoded by the exons ATGTACTATACCATGGATG TTATTTCTGtagaattaaagaatttaaagaACTTAACATTATTGGATATAAGTGATAATGGTTTCAATGGCACCCTATTATTTAaag GTTTGTGTGGTTTAAAAGGTCTTCAACTTTTAGATCTCAGCTATAATGAATTTGGAAGCACTCTTCCTCCATGCCTTGGCAATTTGACATCTCTCACATTCCTAGATCTGTCTGGAAACCACTTAACAGGGCGTCTTCCTTCATTTTGGCCACCTAAGCTCCAATATGTTGATCTTAGCCATAATCATCTCCAGGGCGtattctcttttaattattccAGCCTTGAGAATGGTTGGATTCCATCATTTCAGTTAAGGGCTCTTATAATGCAAGATTGTGGTCTCGAAAGTATTCCTGAGTTTCTGTTTCACCTATTCAAATTGGAAGTACTTGACCTTTCTCACAACAAACTAAAAGGAAGATTTCCTTATTGGTTACTTCAAAACAATGGAGGACTTAAGATCCTAGATCTCAGGAATAATTCTTTCAATGGCCAGCTTGAAATTGGGGCAAAGATGCTTCCGAGCATGACATATCTTAATTTAgccaaaaatcattttaaaggaGATCTTCTTTTTTCTGCCGGTGATGACTGTAAATTGGTCGTTTTAGATTTGTCTCATAACTACTTTTCAGGGGAAGTTCCAGAGAGACTGCTTTCAAATTGCATTTCTGTGAGCTATTTGAggttatctcataataattttCATGGTCAAATAGCATTGTTTAACTTGACTCGAATTGCTGATTTGCAATTGAATGACAACCAATTCGAAGGAACCCTATCAAGTTTACTCACCAATTTTAGTCATCAAAGCTCTGGCCCAGTGGTGTTACATTTGAGCAATAATCAATTGCACGGTGAGATTCCACACAGGATGGGTAACTTCACAGGATTGAAATATCTCAACTTGCGCGATAATCTTTTTCAAGGTCAGATTTCATGCCAACTTCTTTCAACAGGAATAGAGTATCTAGACTTTTCTTATAATTCTCTTTCTGGGTTGTTACCTTCTTACTTTAATGGAAATTCTTTGcgacaaataaatttgcaaggTAATAGATTCAGTGGCTCAATACCTGAAGCTTTGCTCAATATCTCAACACTGAACTCATTAGACTTAAGCGACAATGAGTTGTCGGACACCATTCTTAATAAATCTGGTGAGAATTTAAGTGGTTTACGAGTTATTTTATTACGAGAAAATCATTTCAATGGCTTCATTCCAAATTGGTTGTGTCAGCTGAATAATGTCAACTTATTCGATCTCTCAAGGAACTCCTTTTCTGGGTCTATACCCTATTGCTTATATAATCTCTCATTTGCAAGGGAAGGAGAAGGACATCTCTATGATCCTCCATTCAGTGATAAACTTTTTGAATGGGTGATAGAATATAGGGGTAGCAGCAAAACTCTCTTTGATAACAGAGTTTCTTTTGATGCCGAGGTTGATGAAGAAAGTGAGTTTGTTACAAAATATAAAGCCCACACATATAAGAATAAGGCTCTTAATTTAATGTCTGGATTAGATTTGTCAGTAACGGGTGAAATTCCATATGAACTTGGAGCGCTATCTGAGATTCATGAATTAAACCTATCACACAATCAATTGACAGGATCTATTCCGAGatctttttcaaatttatcCCAAATAGAAAGTTTGGATCTCTCTTACAACATTTTAAGTGGACAAATTCCAGTGGAATTGATCGATCTAAACTTTCTAGAGGCATTTAGCGTGGCCCACAATAATTTATCCGGTAGAATTCTAGACATGAAAGGACAATTCAGTACATTTGAGAGTAAAAGTTACGAAGGGAACCCATTTCTTTGCGGAACTCAAGTGAGAAGAAAATGCCACGATGATAATGATGAACCATCTCCATCACAAATGGAGTCACCACAAGAAGAAGTGGGAAATGGTATGAAATTGATTGCGAGATTTTTCTTACAAGTTTTTCAGTAA